In the Hordeum vulgare subsp. vulgare chromosome 7H, MorexV3_pseudomolecules_assembly, whole genome shotgun sequence genome, one interval contains:
- the LOC123413001 gene encoding trimethyltridecatetraene synthase-like produces MELPPWESFVAMVLLVMVTLLLRRVVRPGHGYRLPPGPKPWPIIGNLHLIGALPHRSIHELSKRHGPLMQLRFGSFPVVVGSSSEMARFFLKTHDALFADRPRTAAGRYTTYDYSDMLWSPYGAHWRRLRKVCLTELFSAARLDSYEHIRLEEVRTLLRDLHRATTTTTGSGRRATVVIKEYLFTATLGMISRMVLGKKYVENAEGTPSSEAAAAMTPQEFTRIMDEFFLLNGVLNVGDFIPWLEWLDLQGYVGRMNKISRTLDAFMERVLDEHNERRRMEGESFPARDMVDVLLQLADDPTNVDGQLERQTIKALTQDLIAGGTNTSGVTLEWAISELMRNPRTLAAATEELDRVIGHDRLVTERDMASLPYTRAVVKETLRMHPVGPLLAPHKAREDASVDGYDIPAGTRVLVNVWAIGRDPALWDAPEEFRPERFMPRAGTGSKVVDVVGQDMELLPFGAGRRMCPGYNLGLKVVQVCLANLLHGFVWRLPDGMAAEQLSMDEVFGLTTSRKFPLEAVLEPKLPAHLYTLHADMVLDG; encoded by the exons ATGGAGCTACCACCATGGGAGTCCTTCGTCGCCATGGTGCTCTTGGTAATGGTCACGCTTCTTCTGCGGCGCGTTGTCCGCCCGGGGCACGGATACAGGCTCCCGCCTGGACCTAAGCCGTGGCCGATCATCGGCAACCTCCACCTCATCGGCGCACTGCCCCACCGCTCCATCCACGAGCTGTCCAAGCGCCACGGCCCGCTGATGCAGCTCCGCTTCGGGTCCTTCCCCGTCGTGGTCGGGTCGTCGTCGGAGATGGCCAGGTTCTTCCTCAAGACCCACGACGCCTTGTTTGCTGACCGGCCGAGGACCGCCGCCGGCAGGTACACCACCTACGACTACTCCGACATGCTGTGGTCCCCCTACGGCGCGCACTGGCGCCGGCTGCGCAAGGTGTGCCTCACGGAGCTCTTCAGCGCGGCGCGGCTCGATTCGTACGAGCACATCCGCCTCGAGGAGGTACGCACGCTGCTGCGCGACCTGCACagggcgacgacgacaaccaccggCTCCGGCCGGCGCGCCACCGTGGTGATAAAGGAGTACCTGTTCACGGCGACGCTCGGTATGATCTCTCGGATGGTGCTAGGCAAGAAGTACGTGGAGAATGCCGAGGGCACGCCGTCGTCGGAGGCGGCAGCGGCGATGACGCCGCAGGAGTTCACGCGGATAATGGACGAGTTCTTCCTGCTCAACGGCGTGCTCAACGTAGGCGACTTCATCCCGTGGTTGGAGTGGCTAGACCTGCAGGGGTACGTCGGGAGGATGAATAAGATCAGCAGGACACTGGACGCGTTCATGGAGCGTGTCCTGGACGAGCACAACGAGCGCCGGCGAATGGAAGGGGAGAGCTTCCCGGCGAGGGATATGGTGGACGTGCTGCTGCAGCTCGCAGACGATCCTACTAACGTCGACGGCCAGCTCGAGCGGCAAACCATCAAGGCTCTCACTCAG GACCTAATCGCCGGGGGTACAAATACCAGCGGCGTGACCTTGGAGTGGGCAATCTCGGAGCTGATGAGAAATCCCAGGACGTTGGCTGCGGCCACCGAGGAGCTCGACCGCGTGATCGGCCACGACAGGCTGGTGACGGAGCGGGACATGGCGAGCCTCCCTTACACGAGGGCTGTCGTGAAGGAGACGCTGCGGATGCACCCGGTAGGGCCCCTGCTGGCGCCCCACAAGGCCCGAGAGGACGCCTCCGTCGACGGCTACGACATCCCCGCCGGCACGCGCGTGCTGGTGAATGTGTGGGCTATCGGCCGCGACCCGGCGCTGTGGGACGCGCCGGAGGAGTTCCGGCCGGAGCGGTTCATGCCCAGGGCAGGGACTGGGAGCAAGGTGGTCGACGTCGTGGGGCAGGACATGGAGCTGCTGCCATTCGGGGCCGGCCGGCGGATGTGCCCCGGCTACAACCTCGGGCTCAAGGTGGTCCAGGTGTGCCTCGCGAATCTGCTCCACGGCTTCGTCTGGAGGCTCCCCGACGGAATGGCGGCGGAGCAGCTGAGCATGGACGAGGTGTTCGGGCTCACCACGTCGCGCAAGTTCCCCCTGGAGGCTGTGTTGGAGCCCAAGCTCCCCGCTCACCTCTACACACTGCATGCCGACATGGTGTTGGATGGTTGA